The sequence below is a genomic window from Cherax quadricarinatus isolate ZL_2023a unplaced genomic scaffold, ASM3850222v1 Contig3120, whole genome shotgun sequence.
gtaagattcactttgacagtgtctggttcgtttctgaacattctaataccgagtacagtgttaatttcaacaatcctatcactgatactagaaataccaagctccttcctcatgttaagaacttttgtagatctgggacagccaagaatagtcctgagagcttcattttgcattaactccaagggtcggagggaactttctctagctaatatcaacatgggagcagcataatcaattaaggacctaacataggctatgtacatcattctcacgattctcacattagtaccatagttgggattgtagtcagcaacagctttgagagcatttagcctagctttacatttcttgtttagttgtggtatagtggatttgttaaagggtacatctacaccaagatatctgtaagttttaacgtagctaatgatttcaccctgcaaatagatgggtgggggatgtcgtttgcttgttaatatctttgttttagaggaagatattatgaggcctagtcgattacaaattgcttgaacttcattaagaatggtattcatcttcttatgccctgttgtatggatcatgatatcatcagcatagcttatagctatatgtttaggtgaggcaggtagagcatttaggagagcattaatcagaatattaaatagcatgggactaaaaactcctccctgcggtgtacctaaagacatttctttagaatcacttctgaagccttggtaaaggacagaggatactctatttgacaggtatcctattatccagcagagtaagctaccaccaatatttattttggctagttcatgtagtataacggttctgtttgcaatatcaaatgcagattttagatcaagaaaagtggtaaaacaagtagaggtgtgtgcagtgagaaccACTACAAAAATTGAGAGAATGATATTTTTCAATAGTTATATAAATAGGATCTATGGTTGTAAGGAGaaaaaagatcatgagcttggttaGCATTCTGGATCGTGATGATGCATGCACATAGAGTGTAAGGGAAAGGAATGGTGTGCCTGTCTTTTCTGGGTAGAATGAGAAGGAAGCAAAGGAGTATCATCGGGTAATGGTCTTGGGCATTTAAGTGTGGGACTGGAGGAGTCCCAACGTGGGACAGGCAGGCGATCCAAAAATTGCTGCCCCATACAGGGAGAAGCCAGAAGTATGGTCAAAGAAGTGTGGTGGTCAGTTGAATCAAAGGACTCAGGTGGAGCCCCGGTATCTGGAGCGGGTGACGAaatggcaccagcaagaggtacaggggcatgagAAATGTCGGAAGAGTGGACAAATAATGAGGAAAGGTCAGAAGAGGGTGCAGTATCAGGAAAGGGCCCAATGGGAGCAGGTTCATGGTTTggggactccatggttatgtcacttctttctttttgttttttagaaaaaaaaaaagagggaacgtggaggaatagctcctaggaggaaaGAAAGGGCCGTAAATCCCCCTCTGTGCCCAAGaagacctcagcactgcaagtagtgcagatgcagcatggaacccatgccatatgctacccttcatgccagtaaatcaGCACtcctgggatagcaacctcacatccacagagctgccttggtggacaaaagagagagtgGCCAGACACCTGCCACagagcatacctcctttggccactacccccagaatccgaaaggcagcctccagagatacacttgTTGCCCAAAAGATACCtaatgccaccccccccccctggaGACCAGAgggggattgggacatccccaggtgatccaaaTTCCATGACAAACTACACTACCGCCAAGGACCTCAACAGAATTGGATGGACCatagtaccctttcccctaccagAATGCCTATGGGGagaatcccaaaggctgaaaactggaaggggatagggaagggggattgggggtaatgaggttcagtctgaggaaggagaccaaaaggtctaattcctcaagcCAAAAGCCtgttcaccatgccaaggagcccccccccctttccttgAAGAGGTCACCGAAGACAAGAATGGAATGGGAAGGATAACAATAAATTTTCCTTCTGCCTAGGAGCTGAAAATCGCAAAGGAGACGCATCCCTGAAGAAGGAGGGTGAATGTTGAGAGAGCACAAAGCCAGCATCAAAACAACCTTCCTTGTAGGAGATTTTTCGACTGAATGAAATGTATCAGATTTGATCTAACTGAAAAGTTTTTTGACACTCAGAAAACTGACATGATTTTTCTTGTGAGTGAATGCTTGAGATGCTGAATTACGTAAGGAATGAATTTTGAAAGACAAGTTTTTTAGGCATTCTAAACACATATATTTCATTAACCATGAACACTCATGTGTCGTATTAGGTGTGACTTTCTTGAAAAATCTTTTAAACACTTTGAACACTTGTATGGTTTTTCTTTtgtatgaactctcatgtgttgaATTAGATATGATTTTTGTGAAAACCCTTTTAGGCattcagaacactgatatggtttctcttgtgtatgaattctcatgtgttTAATCAGATGTGTTTTTTGTGAAAAATCTTTTAGACATTCTGCACAGTGATAAGGTTTTTCTTGTGTATGAACTCTCATGTGCTGTATTAGAGTTGATCTAACTGAAAAGTCTTTAAGACACTCAGAACACTTGTATGGTTTTTCTTGAGTATGAATTCTCGTATGTTTCATTAGAGATGATTTTTGAGAAAAGcctttcagacactctgaacaccaAAATGGTTTTTCTTGTGAGTGAACTCTCATGTGTTTTATTAAATTTGAGTTTTGTGAAAATtcttttagacactctgaacactgaaatggtttttCTTGTGAGTGAACTCTCATGTGTTCTATTAGATGTGAGTTTTGTGAAAAGtcttttagacactctgaacatcgatatggtttttcttgtgtatgaactctcatgtgtttTATTAGATTTGAGCTTTGTGAAAAGTCTtttagacattctgaacactgatatggtttttcttgtgaatgaacACTCATGTGTTTTATTAGATATGAGTTTTGTGAGAACtttttcagacactctgaacaatgGTATGGTTTTTCTTGTGTATGAACACTCATGTGTCGTATTAGATGCGAGTTTTGTTTAAAGtcttttaaacactctgaacactgatacggCTTTTCTTGTGTATGAATTCTTATGTGTTGCATTAGAGTTGATTTCTGTGAAAAGCCTTTAGGACACTTTGAACagtgatatggtttttcttgtgtatgaactctcatgtgtcgAACTAGAGTTGATTTTTGGGAAAATTCTTTAGGACACTTTGAACACTGATAAGGCTTTTCTTGtgtatgaattctcatgtgtCGTATCAGAGTTGATTTATGTGAAAagtctttcagacattctgaacactgaaatgtttTTTCTGGTGTATGAATTCTCATGTGCTGAATTAAATGTGATTTTTTAGAAAAGTCTTTTTTACATTCTGAACACTTGTGTGTTTTCTTTCCTAAAGAAGCTCTCATTTTTTGCATTATGTTACTCATTTGAAAGTCATTTAGATACAGAAGAGATATTTTTTCTgctcaataaacttattcaatATTACATGTATTCCGAAAATTTAGATAAAGAATATTTTTTAAGAACAATAACTTAGACAAGCTAAAAATATATCTCATTATTATCTCTTATTTACTGAAGATGCTATCTTGTATACCTAGAAACATTAATAAACATATACGTATTTCCTAACATACATTGATGATGAAAGTGCAGGTGCTTTTTGCAATGAGTGTGCGAACGCACTTGTTGCAAGATCAATGAGTGTACGATCACACTTGTTGCAAGATCAAGTTATATCTGATGTTGATCAATATTGTGTAACATAAGTATAAATACAAAGCTGAAGAAATTTATTACTTCGAATTCTGATTCTTCTACTTTCTTGTATAAATATTGTAAGGAATCAATTCATCAACATTTTCATTGCAAAAAAATACTATTTCCATTATGACTACAACTAGCATACAGCAtcaacatgtgtgtatatattaacagcatacagcatcaacatgtgtgtatatattaacagcatacagcatcaacatgtgtgtatatattagcAGCATACAGCATCAACATGTGTGTACATATTAGCAGCATACAGCATCAACATGTGTGTACATATTAGCAGCATACAGCATCAACATGTGTGTACATATTAGCAGCATACAGCATCAACATGTGTGTACATATTAGCAGCATACAGCATCAACGTGTGTACATATTAGCAGCATACAGCAtcaacatgtatgtatatattaacagcatacagcatcaacatgtgtgtatatattaacAGCATACATTATCAACATGTGTGCACATattaacagcacacagcatcaacatgtgtacacatattaaCAGCACACGGCATCAACATGTGTGTACATATTAGCAGCATACAGCAtcaacatgtgtgtatatattaacagcacacagcatcaacgtGTGTATATattaacagcacacagcatcatgTGTATATattaacagcacacagcatcaacgtGTGTATATattaacagcacacagcatcaacatgtgtatatattaacagcacacagcatcaacatgtgtatatattaacagcacacagcatcaacgtGTGTATATAGTAagagcacacagcatcaacatgtgtatatattaacagcacacagcatcgTGTGTATATattaacagcacacagcatcgTGTGTATATattaacagcacacagcatcaacgtGTGTATATattaacagcacacagcatcgTGTGTATATattaacagcacacagcatcaacgtGTGTATATattaacagcacacagcatcaacatgtgtatatattaacagcacacagcatcgTGTGTATATATTAACAACACACAGCATCAACGTGTGTATATattaacagcacacagcatcaacatgtgtatatattaacagcacacagcatcgTGTGTATATattaacagcacacagcatcaacatgtgtgtatatattaacAGCATACAGCATCAACCGATGTGTATATATTAACAACAGTACATATAATCAACATGCATACATTATTAACTGTGAACAAGCACAAAGATAAAGTAACATGTAATAATGAAGTATATTCAGAATATGattaataaaatatcttgacTATCTCATCAATAAGATAATGAAGGCATCTACTCTGATTATGAGCAAGAAGGAAAGACTGTGTGAAGTAATAGATACATATCAATATCTTGCCTAGAGTCAATGTTTGAAGTAAGGAAAATAATAAAGATGATACAATATCCCGCCAACAGTCAAGACAAATTCCTAAACAGACTGTCACAAATTTGCTACATGATATAACTTACACAATTTCAGTTGTCATTACTTCTGTATAatttttaaaaacaaaaataatttttcttaAAGTAATATACTATACTTCAATGTTATTTTAGATTAATAAAAGAGTAAATGCAGAGCACAATATAACTGGTTGTTGAGAGAGTGGATGTtaatagtacatgtacagtattatATCAATGTAAgtactggttgttggtggtgtagaTGTTAATAGcacatgtactgtactgtataagtACTGAATGTTGATAATAATATTAAGAATACTGGTGTGGATGTTAATAGTAGATGTACAGTATTCCAGTAAATGAACTTATGTCCACTGGTTGTTGAGAATCAGGATGTAATTGGAAGTAATTGTCAAAATAATGAGGTGAACTTTATGAAACAAATGTCAACAATCCTGACATATTTGTTACAATATGGTCAACATTACACATTGCTGATGATCCTCCACTAACATCAGTTTCATTGAACTGGATGTTGGGCTGCAAGAGGAATTTTCTGTTCTGATGCTGATCTGCAAAGTCAATGCATAATTTATTAGCATTAGGATAGGTACGTCAGTTACAATAATGAATACTAGAAATATCTTCACTATGATCAGGACACTTTTGACCAAAATTATTTTCACAGTGCTGCTGATCTACAGATATAAACATTAAACAAATTCaaacagactttttttttccagaaattatttttttatacagTAAACTGTCAATATGATGAACCTTGATATAATGAACTTCTGAAAAAATAGACAAATCTGATAAGAAAATTGAAATtgcaattcttttttttttttttttaatttttttcaataCTTGTTGCAGTACATGTGTAATTAGTTTATGCTACTATATTAGGTATACAGCAGAGTACTATAGTGTTTTTTCTGCTATTTTATTATATTATGATTTAACAAATACTCCTGCAGGGATGTTGAGAGCAGGGGAGTTGA
It includes:
- the LOC128693083 gene encoding zinc finger protein 271-like codes for the protein MSNIMQKMRASLGKKTHKCSECKKDFSKKSHLIQHMRIHTPEKTFQCSECLKDFSHKSTLIRHMRIHTQEKPYQCSKCPKEFSQKSTLVRHMRVHTQEKPYHCSKCPKGFSQKSTLMQHIRIHTQEKPYQCSECLKDFKQNSHLIRHMSVHTQEKPYHCSECLKKFSQNSYLIKHMSVHSQEKPYQCSECLKDFSQSSNLIKHMRVHTQEKPYRCSECLKDFSQNSHLIEHMRVHSQEKPFQCSECLKEFSQNSNLIKHMRVHSQEKPFWCSECLKGFSQKSSLMKHTRIHTQEKPYKCSECLKDFSVRSTLIQHMRVHTQEKPYHCAECLKDFSQKTHLIKHMRIHTQEKPYQCSECLKGFSQKSYLIQHMRVHTKEKPYKCSKCLKDFSRKSHLIRHMSVHG